In the genome of Paramormyrops kingsleyae isolate MSU_618 chromosome 5, PKINGS_0.4, whole genome shotgun sequence, the window catacacacacacacacacacactccctccACTCCCCACCCCACACCACGCTTCATCCACATTGTAAAGCAATGAGTCCTTCCATTTCCCAGTTAAAGCAAAACCGCCCCAATTTCCTTTCTTGGACTGCACTGTcgactccccccacccccccccccccccccaccccccccacttcaGTCTCCGCTGCTAATCTTACTTTTAAAGTGAATGCCTGTGTTTTAAACATTAATCTAAACCATGGAATTAGACAGGAAACTGTTCAGAGTCTTAGACAAAGTCATACTAAAAATAGGCTCACTTACACAAGCCTTCTCTTAATCAGGTGGCTAATATCCTTCTGCGTGTATTTAATTAAGCGATTTATAACGAAGGGTAATATTGTAAATAATTAAGTGATTTGTTGACACAATAAATAATGACGGTTACATTCCGTTTCTGTGTGTTCACACGCTATTACTCTTGATAATTGTGGAATGTTTTGACCTGTATTGTGATCACAGACGCGCGCCACTTGATTTGGAAATTTGGGAAGAGATGGTTCCCAGGATGAAtggggtgtgtgtgccctgcggtgAGTTCGCGCCCCGGCtcgggttgttccctgccttgcgcccggaTAGGCTCCAGCGCCCCCGCAACGCTGAGCAGGACAAGCCGTTTCagaaaagggatggatggatggttcccATGGCCACCTGCTCTCCAGACTGGATGTCTGAAGTGTTCAATGCCCAAAAATGAGCACCTACGGGCTTTTTAGaattacaaaaacaaattaatcatGTAATAAGCAACTTGACCACAGTTTGATGTCAATGTAATGGATTATTTTTCTCAAATTCGTTTCTAgagtgtgtatatacacatatacatatatatatacacacacacacacacacacacacacattttaacttattttctttaattttttctGCATTGTCACTGAAGTGGCATACCAAATTTTATTGTGCACTTACGATGACAATACAGATTTTCTATTCTATTCCGTTAAACTAAATGGAGGTTGTACTTTGGTTGTACTGTACTGTGCTGATAGTAGAGAAGCTTGCTTTGGAGTCACCGGAGATGAATCAGGAGTGTCCAGTAGAGGGCGGTAAAGCAGCAGCGCGTATACATTAACTCGCGTGTTAAAGCCTACGAGTTGAATCTCTGAAGGGAGACACGTATTCTGAATTTTCAGGATATATATAGTGATTATGGTTATGTTCTTTTAAAGTTTAGGGTTCTAGAAAACTTCAGCATTTGTTGTATGGATACGAGTCTCTGTAGGCCTATATGTTGAATAAAAAGGATCTTCAGACGGACGTACAAATCCTGTCAGAATAGTGTGAGATGTGGCATATTCATACGGAAGGATATCTGAGAAATGTGGTGATTTTACCAGAAAGACGAAATGGCGAAGCTCAGGGTCCACAGTGTGCACTTAATGCAAATAAGACAAGACATAATATtgtgcagacagacagggcagTGCGATATGCAGGTAGTAGGCGATATGCCAGAACAAGTAACTACGACagaaatacacatacacacttcAAATGCAGTTTGATTGATCTagcaatcagtttaaagttcAGCTTAAGCCTTAGCTTGGGAGCGGAGATCTCTGTGCGCCTCAATGAGGAGATCACGCCAACATGTTCATTTAACATGGCAGCAGGCGCTATAAATATATGTTGAACATGCAGTACTTAATTATAGGTAATAGTTTAGACCCGAGTATGCCGTAGACTTTCAAGAGCAACATCGATTAAACCATAAAACGgtttattctgtttttaaaatgtgaacaaaaATATCTGGTGAAATGAATTATCATGTTACCAAACGCATGCCGAGGATTCAAGCATATACCAAAGTAACTATTAACTATTTAACAGGTACTTCTTCTTAAACACAAGTCAAATTAATCctacattaaatacattttttgttttaagcGGAAAGCAGACTTGTTTTACTGGTAGCCTATCAATTCCAGATGTTAAAACTGCGTATGCAATgtaacgaaaaaaaaaattcagttcCAATCTAAAGTGGTACCTTTTGaatacacacaacacacacacacacacacacacaatattcaTACTGTAAATATTCAAGGAATGAAtattgcgtgtgtgtgtgagagagagagagagagagagagagagagagagaggtactATAAACCCTTTTTAAATGTTTCCGCTTGTGTTACTGGCGCCCCCATTTTGTGGGAATGCTTAGCGCCCTGTAGTACGGCATCCgcgctgggaggggggggggttaggtaACACCCCTCCTACTCCAACACGCCCACAAAATGGGAGCGACGTCGGGCTGAGCCGAACCCCGACGAACCGGTCAGCTGACCCACTTTGCCGGAGCCCCAGCGTAACAGGAACATAAccctgtgggggtgggggggacactCACGCGGACTTGTCGGGACGTCGATATGTACACCGTATGCCCACAGAAAACAGACGGTTTAATAATTGGCATTGGCGCCGATTGTTTAAAACACTTGCTTATACGTTAAAAGAAGCAGCGGTGGtaaatcccccctccctctgcttTTCGGAGTATTACCTTATAAAGACCCCCCAGCACGTATGTTTAAATGACCCTTTGTTTACAAGTAAGCCCCTATATTCCGAGCAAGGAAGCTGTCGTGTGATTTCAACCAGCTGTTTCCCGCCCTGAAAGACATCCGATCAGCtgcaaatgcacacacacacacacacacacacacacacagaggcgtAGATGCAGATTGGGAGCGGGGGCAGGACGACACACACGGAGAGAGGGAACCCCCATCAGCTGGAAGCACGGCATTATTGCAGCTCTGAGCGCGCAGCCGAATTGCATGTGATACGTGAAGGAAAACTACGAATATTTTTGatggtttttttgggggggggggaggaatagAACAAACACGGGGCGAATATAATTTTGCACGCGGAGAGGAAGAGGTAAAAAGGACGAATCAAGTACCCCAAACTGGAAAGAAAAGCATGGAGTATTTCATGGTACCAGGTCAGAAGGTGTCTTTACAGCATTTCAGGAAAACGGAGAAAGAAGTCATCGGCGGTCTGTGCAGGTGTGTGCGCTGCTCTGTCCACTTTCTGCGTTTGATGGGCCATTTTTGTAAGGTCGACGCGCATTTCATGCTTTTCATGGGTGAGGGAACCTGCAAGGCAGCGTGCCTGTTCCTATTCGTGTTGATGTACTTTACGGTCGATACACAAGGAAGCAGTACCTGCTCGGTGCCGATCGCTTAATGTCGTTATTTATACCTTGGGCCGAGGCTGTCTAACAGCGACCCATCCCGTTAACCCGTCTTTTTGGCCGAATTCTGTGCGAAATCGGCTTATTCTGTGTGTGGCAAACATTAACCACGTGGTTTTTATAAGTACCACGCTGCCGCCGCCTCGGGCTGCTCCGTAAAAATCCGCCCCGAATTTCACCGACTAGCTGCACGTTTTCTGTGCTCCTTTGCGGGTTTAAATGCTGACGAGTAGCGGCTGGGTTTTTGCGGCGCGTTTGCGGAGCTGCATGGGCAGCCGACGCGGATATGCGGGACGTGCTGGAGGCATCGGGAGGCTAAAAGCGGCCATGCTTGCGCCCAAAGTCGGGCACATCTGGCGTCTCGCTCCGCTTTTTTTCTGCGACGTGCCGTCGCCATCGTTTAAATCTTAAAGAATGCAACGCAGATTGCCTAAATTCTACctataataaataagaaatgttTAAGCGCAGCTAATTTAGATCCGTCTCCCCCGCCGGTCTGCCATGCCGCCGGGCGCTGGCGGCGCAGGAAGCGGGGTCGCATTGTTCTGCTGGGCGGCGGAGCCCTCGGATCGAGCCCCTTTACAACCTCTGCCGACCACCTTAGATCCCTAACGCGGGGGCTCCGGGGGCGAACACGCACGGATATGCGGGTTACAAAGGTGGAAGAGGCTTGTTAGGGGGGTGCCTTTTAAACAAAGGGGGTGTGTGTCTTAACCAGGCCCATCGCTGTTCCTGGACGAGCGGAGGCCAGTCTGCGGCCAGGCTGGGAAATGTAGTCCTTCGGTGCGCGAGACGCCGGTGGCGGCAGCCGCTGCGGACTGGGGGCCCTGGGGTCGGGCATGATCCCGGATTATTAAAGTTAAAATTAAGCAGAACCGTAATACATGCAGAGTACACACGGAGGGTGTCCTGCAGTACTTACCACACAACTGGCAACTTCCTGAAATAAAACGAGGACATGTTTTGATGTCTTTCTTTTAATTTACCTCTTGTTCTGCAGACGCTCCTATTAGGACTCCACCCGTATTGAATCTATGAGCGAATTCCATTGACTCCAGCTGTGATTAAGTTTGCTCTGGTTATTGACTTATGTGCATCCTCCATAACCTTAAGATATATTTTCAATGCTACTGTGCAATTGCCCGTTTTAAAGGGCAGATTCAGTATAAAGTTCAGCTGAACAATTTGAGACAGCCGACCATCACAGAATATGCCAagtaaagtttttaaaacaatttttcgTCCCTGTCTAAGGGGACTTTGAGCCATCAGCTTGTCCTTTGTCTCCTGTCTCTTGACCAGAAAGTTTGGAACAAATGGCGAAAGCTGTATAATGTTACGTAGTTGCTGTTCAGTAGAATCGCATATCCACCATACACTGTTAAAACTTGTTTTCTCGCCTGGCTATATGCCCGAAACTTTTTTTTACCTTCGCGTTGTCATCCTGTTGTTCTTGTGACAGGAATGTGTTTAGTGTGGTGTAGAGTTTGAACAAAAGGCAGAAACGCGGCTATTTTTCCACACTCTTGATTTGACCTGACTCCCTGTGAGTTTGTGGTCGTGTCACAGACTGTCGCCCACGTGGGATATTTCCTGATGACGGAGACGCTGCTTCCTGCAGGTGTCAAACTAAGATGAGCACTTGTTCTCTGCATGAGgaaatatttcatataaaatgtCTAAAACCTGAATGTGAATGGAAACCTGAAATAACCTTTTTTATAGCTTTGTCTAAAAGTCTGACATGATTAAATGTTTGGAAGAACTCACTTGGTTAAGGACTCACTGTTGGCCAGTGTGGCCAACAATATCGTCAATTAATTTAACTGGACATTGTATTGGAACAGTTCAGGTTAAGTAACTTTCTCAGTGGCACAGTAACTAACAACAGAGGCTGAATCGGCAGCCTAGTGAGTGGTTGTATTGAAAGTATGAGCATGGGTGTAATTCCCCTGCTTGTGTGGCTTCTGGAAGAGGCACGTTAACTTATCAGGCCATGTTAATAGATGGTGCAGCATAGATCGAGAGGGGAATCATTGACTGGCCATTTTTCTGTTACTGATGTTGGTGCCGAGGTGTGTTTGCATAGACGCTCACAGGGGACACAAGTCTTTGAGAATCCCCACGTTCCTCTCGACACCCAGGATGTCAACTTAAGATGTTATACCGCCCGTGTAACAGTCCCAtggctatggggggggggagggggggcaggagctCTCAAACTGGATATGCCTTTGCTGTCTGTTTCTGCCGTATATTCTCTGCCGAATGGGCTTTTGTCTTCATTAAGGCTCCTATCTAGTCAGTTCCAAATCATCTGTCATTTTTGTTTACACTTCTACCTACAGTTTGTTATTCAAGAGACTGGCTTTTGTTTTCATCCCTAAATACTTTCGGTTTTTGAGTGTGCAGTCGCTCCTCCTTGATGGATGATCAGTGTTGTAGTCTTGTTCACCCTGGGCAGGGTAACTCACTGGGTAAGCATCTGGATgtgtgactgggggggggggggtggttgggttgattggggggggggggaggcagcgTACACAGTTGATGGAGCGGTTTCCAAAGTTTGTACCGTGAACAACAGCCCCGCGGCTGGTTGTTCTGGTTTATAATGGAGAACAGGTCTGTCCTGATCCTGGCCGTTATTGTGCGCTGTGGGGCAGACTGCTAGAATCTCCCCATGGTATGTTCACAGTTCAGCGATTCTTCTAGTCATCCTTGGCTACTATGTTTTATGTAGTGTTTTGTGCTTTTAACATAAATCACATGTGCAGCCAGTTCATGTGATTGTTAACCTAATTGAATTATGGTTACTGTAGTTGTTAATTATAATgctctatatatacatatacactcatAAATACATGTATAATTGCCAGTAGATCATCTAGTGGCTACTGTTTTCTACCTTAAAGTGAATGTAGTTTAAACAGGTTAGTAGGTTGCAGGGATTTGTGCCTGTCcacagaaggttgtgggttcctATCCCGTGGCCTACCTGGCCTCTGATGAACCACAGCTGATAGTAACTCATCAAgcaggatagaaaacctgctgggtTCCGGCACTGCAGGATCAGGGAGGGTTGCCTGCCCTGGCTCTAGGCTAGACGTGACGATAAATATGGGTCCATGTTAGTAGCACTCTGCCCTGTCACCCCCTCAGCCTGGCCAACATCCCCCTGACCCCCGAGACGGCGCGGGACCAGGAGCGTCGCATCCGGCGGGAGATCGCCAACAGCAACGAGCGGCGGCGCATGCAGAGCATCAATGCAGGCTTCCAGTCGCTGAAGACGCTCATCCCACACAGCGACGGGGAGAAGCTCAGCAAGGTGAGCGAGACGGAAAGACAGCGACACGGTGACGTCCTGCCGCCACGTACAGTTCAGGGACTTCGAGAATCTGCCAGTGAGGAGACGGTCCTGCAGCTTATCTGATCAGGGCAGTGAGGTGATGTCTTATTCCATCCAGTTTTTATTATGCACAGCTCAAATTACGTATCTCAAACTTATCTCTGCCAAACTGAGTGGCAGAAGGGGCGGGCATTTCCGTGTAAGCAAGTACGGGGTTATTCCTGACTGACAGCAGCCTCAGCCAATAACATGTAGAATAATTACGAATAAGCACACCGATTGGGTGGTAATCCTAACacgatgaccttaacccctacccagccctaaccgtaaccataagtaaccaaacaaaataagtcttttggcatttttagtttttgataaTTAGGCTGAAATCTGCTAACGCTGCAAAATAGCAGGCAGTTCATCAGATAACCACAGAAATGGATAAATATCGTCAActctggtgccctgtgatggacaggaaGCCTGGCATGCCGTTCCCTTCGGGGTTTCGTGAATTTTATCATGTTCTTCATTGCTGATTGTCTTGATCAGTGTCCTTGATGTCCTCGATATAATGGCTTCCGGTTTTTGGACCTTTCCATAAACATCGTGAGTTTCCCAGGCAGCGCATTTGTCCGCTGGTTGATGCCTTGAGCGTCGTCTTTGTTGCCGTGGAGGTCTCTCCAAATTGGCTCAACAAGATTGTCCCTCACAGGCCGCCATCCTGCAGCAGACGGCAGACTACATTTTCTGTCTGGAGCAGGAGAAAACCCGGCTACTTCAGCAGAACAATCAGCTCAAGCGCTTCATCCAGGTGAGATACTTACTGTTCAGACCCGCTATGCCTCTAGTTTGGTCTGTCCTCCttccatttttaaatttattatatGGACAAATATGGAGTATTGGCATAAGAGTTATCTTGTTTTTGTTAGCAACAGCATCTGAGAGTTAATTGTGATGATTGTAGTGCCTTCTGCTGTCGGCGATAATGGGCTATTAATGATATGGATAATGATTTAAATTAATCAGGTAATTAAGGAAAAAATCATAGAAGCTAATAGTTTCTTACTTGATAACGAGCATAAGTATGTTTTGCCTTTGTTGACAATCTGAATATGGTGCATCAATTGGTCACTCTTTGACAGAATGAAGTTTTATTTCTGTGGCTTTGACACATAAGTATCGGTCGTACCGTCACGTTGCATAATCGGGGCTTGTGTCCGCAGGATTTCAGCGGCTCGTCGCCAAAGCGGAGACGCGCCGAGGAGAAGGATGAAGGGATTGGGTCTCCGGATATcctggaggaggagaaggtggAGGACCTGCGCAGGGAGATGATCGAGCTCCGGCAGCAGCTGGATAAGGAGCGATCGGTGCGCATGATGCTCGAGGAGCAGGTGGGGGCGCCCCTTACTGGCCGGAGGCTGAAGTGTTTGTAGACTTGAGCTTCGATGTTGAAATCCATGTCGGTTAGAAGAAAGACACCGTCATCTGGGTGTAACTGAATCAGCACGCATTCGTTGAGTGTGGCGTCTGTGCTTTGGTTCAGCATGCAAGACGACTGGCTGATCAGTGGCAGAGGAAAGAGGGATGAGCCGTCCTTCGCCCTTCTCTAAGGCATATGAGTACTGCCTTGAGTGTTCTCCATGGTTTAAGGGCTCTGTTTTTGCATGGGCTGCATTTTCCTGGTATCTTTTAGACCTCATAACCGCTCATTGAGAAAGATAGATGCCAAAGTATGCAAAGTCATTTGGAGGGATTATATTCGGCTCATGGTGAAGCATCTCTTTCATGCTGGCTTTGGCGTCATCAAGAACGAAGTTGCCCCATCCACACGATTGGTCACGTGGTCTAAGCACGAGTACTCACGAGTACTCATTTGGATCCCCAATTCTCGACGGCCGAGCACAGCAGGGGGTCCTGGCGCAGTACTTAAGAGAGCACTTTCCACCACCATCAACAAAATGTCAAATTGAGGGATTTCTCATGCCGTAAAACCACTGCCTTCCTTTCCGGAGAGTTCCAGACACCGCGAGACTCTGCCAAGGCGCGATGCCGGTGCCCGGGGTGCTTGTGGTGGCCTGTGGTCCTGTTTACAAACTGCGAGTATTTCCGTTATTTTATAGACATTTGAAAATGAGTACACTAACAAAATATGGGACATATTATTTAAAGAACATACTATTCCAAGCAGTTTGTAGCTGTAGCATAAAGTTCTTTGCTGTTGCTAGCTTCTTTGTGCGGTTTCCTAGTTGACAGCTGGCCAAGGCAAATTGGGAGGAATTAATTTGAGAGAGACACCTGCACGCCTGGGTACCTAGCCAAAAGGACCGGGAGTGCAGCTTAATGTGCTTCAGAGAGTCATAGATGCAAAAGCTTGGCTGAATTCAGCATCACACTAGGGCTTTAAGCCAGTGTACACCTACTGGAGTTAACTGGGAAGGTAAAGTGGATGGTATAGCGGTTTCTGTTAACTCCAAGCGGTGTAATTCTGATCGTGTCATACTGGAAGAAAAAGTCTTCTTCCCCGATATTAAACAGTGGCTCGGAGCCTGAGACGGATTGCACGGGTGAGGTCATGCGCTCGTCTGTCACATTCTTCCAATCGCACTGCCCCATCATATTCATAATCATCACTGGTGACAGCGAATAGATTTCCACCATAGTCTGGGAGTCGTTTATATGCTGTATATAAGGAAATTGATGGGCTCTCTGACTGCATCCCTGACTACATCAGTGGCTGCATGGGTGTAATTATTCGCCTGGGGAACAATGTGTTGTGTCCCACATACCAAGACCTGGATCACAAAGGGTATCCAAGACTGTGGCTGTCCTAATGGGGAACAGGGAGAAGGTCAGATTCATGAAGATGGATGTGAAGAGGAATATCGAGAGGCAAAGAGAAATTATAGGGACTCGATATATGCTGGAGAATGACGGCAAGAGGGAAGTATGGAAAGAGATCAGTGTGATTTACTGCAAAGCAAGTTTAACCTAGCCAGAGTTACTTTATCAGAGCCAGGTTAACTGCAACCAGTATAAAATGGTACTACGACAGTGGTTATCAGCTCGGTAAGTTGACGAGGTTAGCAAGTAAAAGGGGTGTTGTCGGCAAGATTCAAATGAAGAGCTGCCCTTTGATAGgtaagcaacccccccccccccagggtgagCATCAATGACCAGCTGGACTTGCTTGCAGAGTAGGTCACTTTTCTACAGCAGGTCACTGCACGTTTTGGGGGTTTATCGTAGTGAGGGTTATGATGTTTCCTGATGGTGTGATGTCGAGATGAGGGGGGCAGCTCGAGCTTCTGAGGAAGGCTGGGATGGAGTCtgcaggggtgggggagagGATGCTGCCCACACTGTGCTCCTTGCTGAGTAATGAAGCACGTTCTCTGAGCGGAGAACTGATCAACTCCTCCAGCGGCTCTCCTGTCTGTCTTCTGCTATCTGCTTCTTCAATACTCAACATCTCCGTGTCCCTAAACACGTCCGGTTCAGGGCACAAACCCAGCTCTCTGACCTGCCACAGTATGGTACCTGCATtgatgctgcgttccatttaaaCTCAGAAATTCAGAGCTCCTagtcagaaatttcaactggaacgccCCCTGAAGTCGGAATTCCGCCTCGCGAACTCCGAGACATCTACACAACCTCCAGCTCAGAATTCAAAATGGCTGCACcatttatcaacagaagttaaagctgtagttttatactgtttaataGCATTTACATTTCTCATTAAATCTGTCGTATACACAGGACTGTCCAACcgctatctgtggacgtgttgctacagtGTTTCTCTGTGCAATGTACcatgtaatgtgttatcaactgatattgctaacaatggctaacaatcaGGCTATAACTGGGAACGGTTTAAGAAAACGGGATTTCTCACTTAGTCAGAtcacttgtcggatttaaggtagtctgggctaagtGTAAGGCCAtttaacttgtcagatttatgGTAGCCCAatttatctggctaagcaagaaatcttgcttttttaAAACGGGTCCCTCATATTGCTAAATTGCTGTCTGACTTGCTATACTGGAGTGTGTTTAACTCAtgtgtgtgatgtcattcccagctccgagGTCCGACCTCGGAGGTAAATGGAACACGGCATAAATTACTCATCGTTTGTGTTTATAAGCATGTCTCTGCCTCGCTTTTATCACCTGCACTGTACTGTGCATCCCTCCTGCACTGTACTGTGCATCCCTCCTGCACTGTACTGTGCATCCCTCCTGCACTGTACTGTGCATCCCTTTATATGTCCTGCCTGCATGCCTTCCTTCCTTGCTTGGGGACTGTTCTTGGGTATCAGTAAGTCCTACCTCTCCCATATTTAACTTCAGCAGTCCTCCCCCTGTTTGCAGCAGCTGCTCCAGTCCGATTAGCTTTTCTGCCGAGTTGTCGCTTGACCGTATCTGCCGTCATGTGACCGTATCTGCCGTCATGTGACCCCAGATCCGCTCCCTGGACGCCCACCTGTACCCGGAGAAGCTGAAGGTGATCGCTCAGCAGGTGCAGGAGCAGCATGTGCAGACGCAGATGCTGCTTCGgctacagcagcaccagcagcaggaGTCACCCAAGGAGGAGCTGTCTCCACACAGCCCTCAGGTGGGACCTGCATgtggcctgtagggggcgccagaGCCACTGATGTCATGCAAATGTCTCtgtaataataattgtaatgaTAATTATATTAATGTTGAACCCTGACAGGTGCTGGGCCCTCTCACACCCCCggcccccacccaccaccccaCAGTGATTGTCCCCGCTCCAGTGCCCCACCACGTTACCGTGGTTACCATGACC includes:
- the LOC111860584 gene encoding transcription factor AP-4-like isoform X2; translation: MQSINAGFQSLKTLIPHSDGEKLSKAAILQQTADYIFCLEQEKTRLLQQNNQLKRFIQDFSGSSPKRRRAEEKDEGIGSPDILEEEKVEDLRREMIELRQQLDKERSVRMMLEEQIRSLDAHLYPEKLKVIAQQVQEQHVQTQMLLRLQQHQQQESPKEELSPHSPQVLGPLTPPAPTHHPTVIVPAPVPHHVTVVTMTPASVINTVSTSRQNLDTIVQAIQHIEGTQDKAGRVDEEQRRAIIIAAGRGPPDSDSEGPEEEEREEDSPLP
- the LOC111860584 gene encoding transcription factor AP-4-like isoform X1, giving the protein MEYFMVPGQKVSLQHFRKTEKEVIGGLCSLANIPLTPETARDQERRIRREIANSNERRRMQSINAGFQSLKTLIPHSDGEKLSKAAILQQTADYIFCLEQEKTRLLQQNNQLKRFIQDFSGSSPKRRRAEEKDEGIGSPDILEEEKVEDLRREMIELRQQLDKERSVRMMLEEQIRSLDAHLYPEKLKVIAQQVQEQHVQTQMLLRLQQHQQQESPKEELSPHSPQVLGPLTPPAPTHHPTVIVPAPVPHHVTVVTMTPASVINTVSTSRQNLDTIVQAIQHIEGTQDKAGRVDEEQRRAIIIAAGRGPPDSDSEGPEEEEREEDSPLP